A segment of the Malaclemys terrapin pileata isolate rMalTer1 chromosome 1, rMalTer1.hap1, whole genome shotgun sequence genome:
GCAAACGAAGTGCATGACTCTGATGGAAACTCCACCAGGGGATCCCCACCTGTCTTCCCTTGGGTAAATTCCAGCCTGGGATTCAGCAGACCAGGTTAGCACAGAGAGGAGTGCCTGCAAGAATGATTAATCTGCCCCATATAGTTTGTGTATTCAGGAAACAGCTTATTGACTTGGAAAGGTGGCACTCCTCTGCCTATCCTTAAAATAGAGTCCAACTGATTTCAGTTGATGACGTTATGTCTGAGACTGTGCAAGTCATTGAGGTGTAACTCAGGAGCTGGTCCTATCACCTGTCGGAATGTTACTGTTTTAATACAACAGACTAATTATACTGATTCAGCATGTAACAAGTTGTACTTTGCTCTATGTGCCatagagtgaccatatttccctcaACTGAAAATGGGACACTGGGAGTGAATATAGACCCTTCTGCCGCAGtccttcttcctctccttttTCTCCCTCCCGTCCTCTCTGACCCATTATGCTCCTATTTCCCTCCTCCACTGCCCTCTCCTCACTTCTCTGAATTGAGGGAATATGAGCCACCTGTCTTTGCGGCTGGCCTGATCTGACATCACAGAAGTCATGCCTTTTTTGGTAAAACTgggcattttgtttgttttatctgaTTGACTGATAATTCTCCTAAAGCAGAATCTATACTGTTTGGTTAAAGAAAATGTCCAACATTAGCTATCACCTCATTTACAATAACGCACATCAGGAGCTTGTATCAACTCTTAAATAGACACATTACATGGGGAGGCCTCCTTTTTCTCAAGTTAGTATCAAAATGTGCAGGACCCCAATGTGAATTTTCTAGTGATTTAAGAAAGCATGATAATAACTGATTCAACACTGATATACAATAGCAGTGTATGGCTTCTGTGTTCAACTTCGTGCATAAAAAAGTGACTCATTAGCAAAAGAGCTTGTTTCAGCATAACATTATTTTACATGAAGATGTTAATTTTTATTGCTTCAGAGGAGATTAAAAGCAGACCACTGTAGGGTACAAATGGCAGTGCAAGATGTTTGCACAAAAATGTATAAATTGTCCTCTTAGAACAAATACAGAACTTGCTAGTGCCACCTACTGGTGGAAAGGTAAAACTGAATATAACTCTTGCTACAGCAAATGCTGAAATTGTTAAAACCAGCTCTTTGAATTGCAAATTAGTGTTCTTAATTTTCATAGTACTAAAAATGGTATAAATGGAAAAACTACTGGCCAAATTGCCCCCTCATGAAGGAAAACCTGCAGTAGGAGGAAACCCCAATGTGGCTGCACTTTAGGAATTTCTCCTGACTTGTTTTGTCGGGgtcagggcggggaggggaggatccCCTGAGAGGAAGAGGCCCTGGGTCCAGCCTTTCGGGGATGAAAATCACTAGAACATTTAAAGATTTTATCAGTTACAATAAGGAACAAAGGAAAGTAGCCTGCAGATTTAAACATAATTTTGAATTCCAATGTAGCTGGGGTCCTAAAGTATCAGGAATAAGAAGCTAATGCAGCAAGAATGGGTCCAGTTAAAGAGCTGTGCCCTAGATATGCATAACAGAGGTGCCACTTTATAAGTGAAGAAATGTATGTCTAGAGTAAGGTCAACGTTAAATATGGAGAGGGGACTCTGAACTGCCTGGGGACAGATTAAGTGAAACTCTGCTAGGGATTGTCAGAAATGTTTTGATGAAATGTTTCTGATcagtggaaaatgctgattcgttGAAGCCAAACTTTGTGTGGAAATGTATCAgtttcagtgagagagagaatgccccACTCCAGAAGAGGCAATTGTCCAGAGGTTGGGACATTCACCTCTGATGTGGGTTCAAGACCCTACTCTGAACTGGCTAGTGCATAGACTTGAACCTGTGTCTCCCACATCTCTAGGGAGTGCCTTAAATATCAGTCCATTGGATGTTCTTGGGTAGGTCCCCCCctccttttgttttgttgtgtttttaattttgaaaggtCTGTTTTATTCCACCTATTTCAAAActtcaaaacatttcacaaaataGAATTCCTGGTTTCGGGCCAGCCCTACTTTCTGCCCAGTTGAGAATGGGACTTGAACAAGAGCAAGTTGGAAGACAAATTCCATAATTAGCAAGCACAAATCTGTCCAGGGTATGTATGCATCAAAACACAGTCTTTCATGAtcacaacctgtttctcaaatactGCATTGTAATTATATAACATTTTCTACAACCTCGGATATGCATGTGTAGCATTTTGTGGCATGGTGTAATGTCCTGCATATGGCAGACAAACAGAGTCTGTGAAAGTCATTCATATGAAAAGGTATGCAGATATAATAGGATATAAATGTGGCATAAGAGTTACTGGTGGAAAGTTCTTGATTGTAATATTTGAGAATCCTTAggaaatgaaaaatgtaaatCCCCTCTAGTTATTCTGGTTACATGAGCTATTCATTATGGGTCCAACTCTGCCACTCTTAATCATCCTCAGCAGTACCTTACTACACTAGTAATGACCCAGTGAGACTACCTGTATGGTCAAATGCTGCTCATTGTGAGTGAGGGTGACATATTCAGAATCTATAGCGCTACCGGAAACATTTAAGTGAGCTGTGAAAAttgtatgaaaaaaatcacaccttgTGGAAAATATACAtgtctccttctctctctttgcatTGGTCATTATCCTTTTggtcataatattttaaaatctggcctgAGCCAATGTTTACCCAGGCATCTTGTGCCAAAAGTGTCATGTGTGTGGGTCTTTCCATGCAATCTACGATGCATCGTTGTGTTTTGCTAATACCCTGTAAGTTAATAACTGGCATTATTTTTCATTAATCTTTGTCTATCCTTTGTGCtgcatgtatgtgtgtttttaaatgtgttaatTTTCCTTCAAAAACCAAATAAAggcaaaatgataaaagaaaggaagaaggcAAACCAGTGAGTTACCTAGGGGGTAGCTGAGCAAAACTAAAAATACAACAATAGCCTGTATAAAACACAAGAAGGAGAAGTGTTTATGGAAAATTGTCTCTTTCACAAATAGGACTAGACTAGATAAACAAAGACGGCTTTTCAGCCCCAAGTCGATGAATAAGAGCATGACAACTTTGAACACATAACGTAATGCAATGTCATTGGAGTTGTGTCCAATATATGTGCCACTGTTTGTTCATTCCTGAAAATGATGATGAAACAAGAATAATCAAAAATTGTGTTTCTTTGGATGATGAATCTTGAGACTGAAGATGTGCATGGCTGAAAAGGAGATCCGTCATGATGTGTTATTTTGCTAATAATTGTAAATGTTGGCATtaatttattccttccctttttcTGAAACTTCCTGTGCCAGTTTCTCACAGTTTACCTCACAGAAAATGTATTAGTCTGCAGTGGTTAGAATGAAAAAAGAGATTTAGTTTGATTAGATAGCTGtcacttttgatttaaaaaaagattagttCTGACAAAGGCCAAGGGATGGGGatgctttattttgctttcacTTACAATGCGTTACAATGGTTTAAACAGTAGAGTTAATCCTAATTTAGGACTCGATCCTGCAATGAGGACAGTCAAATATGTACACAATTGCATAACTTGAAGCactcctcttgaagtcaatgagaccatTCGACTACTTAAGGTTTAGCACCTGCTTACGTGCTTTACTGGAGCAGGAATTGAGTGCACTGGGACTCCACACAAGCACATCGGTCTGCTCTAAATGCAGGATTGGGATATTACACtgcagtgagatcagaatcaagccctggcTGGGTAAATTTTGattgtccctgtcccaaagaactaaAGACTTTGGGGAGTATAATATAGTTGCCGGTGTTTTATTGAGGTCAATCGGGTTGCTTTCAAGTGTAAGGTTAAGCTTGTACTTAGGTGATCTTCTAGATGGAGGTTGATGTGTTTATTTTCATAACTATGGCTACCATAATGTTTTTCTGAATTTTCTGAAAAAGTGGGACCACTTGGATGGGTCATAATCTAAtagaggaaggaaaggaatttgGATCCACCATACTCTTTCATTTGAAAACCTCTTTCTTATTAATATTATATAATTgtgaaaatggggggagggagttctGTTAGTTGTGTCACCCCTTGATGATGAAATTACTGTTATGTATCATTGTGCTTGCTATTCAGAGGAAGTTATACACAATGAGTCAGTTTACAGCTGATGTCCACAGCTGCTATATAAACATGGCCCTCTGAGAGATATGTATGTAGCAGCTATAGAGTAAGCAGTGTTAGTGTTACAAGGCACAGAAGTGACGATAAGAATGAAGACCCTTCTGCTTCTGCTGTTATTATATGTAGCATCCTCCTCTGCTTTACCTGTGGCTCCAGAAACAGAAGATGAAGACAAAAACATCCAGCTTGTGGAGGTAAATATTTGCTATGAATTTCAAACACTCTAAATTAAATGGCAGGAAGAATTGGCTTCTTAtcaattttgcaaaattttatcTTATAATTTTCAAACTGcagttttatttcttattttttagaAACAGTCCTGATGTTCAAGAGGTATCAAGTTGCAGAAGTTTTAAGGGAAATATTTCCTCTTGGCATCAGCTTAGTTTTGTCTGAATTATGATTATGACTGTCAGAAGTGATataataaagtaataaaataCTACAGACACATGGCATTAATTATGTTATCTAGCAACCAGATTGTGTTGTTCTATAAAAAcgtaggccccaattcagcaaggtacttaactctgtgcctcattttaagCTCATAAATAGTCTCATTGTCTTCAACGGGAGTACTTAAAATGAGGCACAtgtttaagtatcttgctgaatcagagccttaatGGAGCAGCAGAACAAAAACTAAATAATATAATCCTTGTTAAGATGTTataacactttttattttttttaaatgggtaactaatgttaggctcctaaatccatatttggttGATAATTAGATggcttcaaaagtgctgagcatccagcaTCCTCCATTGGTTTCATTGGAAATCGTAACTGAGTAGTGGCTGAGGGACAGATGCTATTAGCCTTTACTGATTTGAGCAGCCCCAGAGAAGTCAACTGGATTACTCGTGAGAgaaagggctgtggggagaggttgCAATATACAAATTTAGAGTAAATAACTGAAGAGtaaattttagatttttaaagatacatgTTGCAAAAGCTTTCATTGTAAAACAGGAAATCTAGAGGTCAGTAAGAAAACTGTACTGTATTATCTCTTACTGTTTAAATAAATCCCTGCAGAAAGTGACCTGTCTTGACTCCTTGAAAACATGGACCCCAGGCACATGGGTGTAATTTTGTAAATGTTTAAACTGTTCTGCATGACTTAATGAATACAAGTGACCCAAAGCACTGTTCTTGTTTTTGTCAGAATTATCTGCAACATTTCTACAAGCTTGAAACAGACAAGCAGTCTCGCTTTAAGAGTAAAAACATTGAGCCTCTAACTGAAAAACTCAAAGAAATGCAGGCATTTTTGGGGCTGAAAGTGACTGGGAAACCAGATGTTGATACTCTGGAGGTGATGAAGAAGCCCAGGTGTGGTGTACCTGATATTGGTCAGTATGTCCTCCTTGATGGAAATCCAAAATGGGAAAGAAAGGATCTGACATACAGGTAACATTTGTCTACAGAATTTATTGAGCAAAAGAgttaaggccaaaattttcatatGATTTACcgaaaattaggcacctaattccatatttagacacctagataagttttctgtttttaaagggagGATGAAACCATCGTTAAAGTCTGTGGGAGTTGTAAATGCTCAGAAtttgaaaatcaagtcacttAATATGCTGCCAAAATCTGGCTTTAAGGTGTCTAACTTTAGGCttcaaatttgaaatattttggccTAAAACATTATATTCTACCTGAACTACAAGTGTAGATACCAAAACGTGTACATTACTTTATggagaataggagtacttgtggtaccttagagactaacaaatgtatttgagcataagctttagcctatgaaagcttatgctcaaataaatttgttagtctctaaggtgccacaagtactactattctttttgtggatacagactaacacggctgctactctgaaacctgtcattacttTTGGGTTATTTTAAAGGATTGTGAACTACACACCAGATATGAATCCAGCAGATGTGGACAAAGCAATCCAAAAGGCGTTTAAAGTTTGGAGCGATGTGTCACCACTAACATTCAAAAGGATCTACGATGGCAATGCAGATATAATGATGTCTTTTGAAACTGGAGGTAAGAACATTATACTAATACAAACATTAGCCTTCATCAGTTGTAGAAGTGCTTGGCAATAAGAATTAAGTtaattatcctttttttttttttagatcatcGTGACAATTCTCCCTTTGATGGACCTGATGGATTCCTGGCTCATGCCTTTCAGCCTGGCAATGGTATTGGTGGAGATGTTCACTTTGATGAGGCGGAATATTGGACAAAAGGCTCAAATGGTAGGAGATTCATCACTACCCCTGTTTATACAGGATCAGATTGTGCAATCTTTGCTCATGTGAAGTTGTAACTTAGGCTCGGACCCACAAAAGACtgggctataggatattctgatgtgacTCTCTTTCAATCTCCCCTATTGAAGCTGATccattgtgtataaataattaaatattaattgggcaaGAGGGAGCGGGAGTGTGACTCTACAGTCCAGTGGTTCAGAGGTGGGAAGcccatgttcaaatcccttctcatcaggcagaggagggaattgaaacTGCATCTTTCACCTCCTGAGTGAATGCCCTAATCACAGGGCTAAAATTTCTATGGAAAGATTCTGCCTCCTCCTCTCTCGCTGGCCATTTTGTGTGGCATTAGGCATGTTCTCCTTCTACATTTCTTTATATTATAATGTTTGCAGAATTACTGAAAGAATCTCGAGTGTCTCTAATATGCTTTGGGCCAGCATGTATAGGTATTTCCTACTTAGACAGCTGTATTATAGAGTCAAACACAGTTCAcctattttaaatatacatttttttttaattcctcagGATACAACTTGTTCTTTGTCGCAGCCCATGAACTTGGCCATGCACTGGGTCTGTCTCATTCTACTGATCCTGGTGCTCTGATGTACCCCACCTATTCCTACACTGAGCCTAACGAATTTCGCCTTCCTCAGGATGACATTAACGGCATTCAAACAGTCTATGgtaagaaaaataaacatttagtcATATGCTGGGTTAATTTCACTTTTATGCAGAATGCTGCTTAATCaataaaaaatgtatattttaagaaACATTCTTCTAATTCTAGAAACATTCTAGTGTTGCTGCACAGAGCAATTCCAGTTTTGCTGAGCTCCTGTTAACTAGAGGTGGGCAATGGCCCTGAAGGTGGTTTCACTGAAGTTCGGCTCCTCTGCATGCCCATTCTTGCAGACGTTAGTAGTTTTCTAGGAGCTAAACCTCACCTGTGCTGAGTTTAGGAGCTCTACAGACCTGAAGTTACCTGGCAGTACCCTGATTAATGACCACCTCCCCCCAATTTTTCATGAGAAGATTTTGTGTGTCCACCAAGTTCTTCATAACATTGGTTTTCAGCTATATTTCTCCATATTATATAATGCCAATTTTTCTTTAATCTTCATGTAGGACATTCAGATAACCCCGTTCAACCAACTGGACCCACAACACCAGTAACTTGTGACCCCAAATTGACTTTTGATGCTGTCGCTACCATGCGTGGAGAACTGCTGTTCTTTAAGGGCAGGTAACAACAAAGAACTTCTGAGTTATTTCTTTGAACTACAGTACTCAAAAGGAAACAATATTTCAGATCATTTAATTCCCAGGAGATATGAGGGGAAACAGTCACTTAGAAATGTAGCGCTAACAATAAAAATCACATACAAAAGGTGGCCCAAATTCTCTGATGATGGGTGCCTAGCTTTACCTAACATTTCTCTCAGGCATGACAAAATGCTTTAGCTGTTTCCAAAGTGGCTGCATCAAATGGTGAGATGGCTAAAGGGCACCAACCATTGTACTGTAGTTTCTAAGGAATTCTAATTGTTTTCAATGGGAACTATAACCCAGATTCTGCTATACACAGCTCTGATCATAAGAGAGGAGCTTAAATGTCAGTGGTCTACCGGCTAAGGCTGGTGAAAGTGATTCAGGACTCCCCCCTCAGATTCTATTCCAAGTACTTTGCCACTGTAATCAGTGGAATGATAGGTTTGTTATCAGTCTAGATTCAATTAAAAAGAGGGCAGCTGCAAACTCATGTTTTGCAATGGTATGTTTGTGTGACACACTGGGCCACTACTTTGTCGTGACCCCGCCACAGTGTACGTCATTAGCAGGGATAGAACCTGTGACCTCCGGCACCAAAACTACTAAAGGATTAGCTCTAGTAGGTAACACTCATAGC
Coding sequences within it:
- the LOC128830515 gene encoding matrix metalloproteinase-18-like, with the protein product MKTLLLLLLLYVASSSALPVAPETEDEDKNIQLVENYLQHFYKLETDKQSRFKSKNIEPLTEKLKEMQAFLGLKVTGKPDVDTLEVMKKPRCGVPDIGQYVLLDGNPKWERKDLTYRIVNYTPDMNPADVDKAIQKAFKVWSDVSPLTFKRIYDGNADIMMSFETGDHRDNSPFDGPDGFLAHAFQPGNGIGGDVHFDEAEYWTKGSNGYNLFFVAAHELGHALGLSHSTDPGALMYPTYSYTEPNEFRLPQDDINGIQTVYGHSDNPVQPTGPTTPVTCDPKLTFDAVATMRGELLFFKGRYFWRKHPQMTEVELNFISLFWPNLPSGIQAAYENVERDQVFLFKENKYWVLSGYDLVYNHPKSIYDLGFPKNVKRINAAFNDENSGKTYFFVGGKYWRYDENRQSMDQGYPKKIINEFRGISKNVDAAFQDGRYIYFFIGTRQFQFDPNVKRVVRVMKSNSWFNC